In Festucalex cinctus isolate MCC-2025b chromosome 1, RoL_Fcin_1.0, whole genome shotgun sequence, the sequence CACAAAACGGACTCATACTTAAAGAACTCACTCTGAAACACTGTCAATGGAATATCTCTGGCAGAACATTTGCGGTCAGAGCTATATCTCAGTTGCTGTCTGCATCATCGCTGATGATTCCCTTCAGGTTGGCCCAGTCTGATGTCCTTCTGCGCCCTTTCTGCATGTTGTTTTCCTCCTCACTATCAGAGCCGGAGGTCAATGCATGCTTGTATATAGAGCATGGTGAGTCATGTTGCTGCTGTCCTGCAAAGGCTCCTCTTCGTTTTGATCGACCTTAGTAAATGAATCATCCATAGTTTTGTGTTGTGTAACATACAATATAGATAAAAATTACTGCATTATGGCTAAGTCGCAAATCCAAGCATACACTGCTTTTATCAAATCTACAAATCTTAGATATATTTAGCTAGGAGTTCCTGTACATAACAAAAGCTTACATTAATTCAATTTACATAGGCACCAGGAAGAAAGACAAGCCGTTGGCTCGGTTATCAAGTTTAAGTCATCTATTTGACAACTGAGAAATAACATTAGTAATCACCTTGACTCTCAATGATGTTGCTGATATCCAGTTCAGCAAGTTCCcgagctttttctttcttcagacgtacttttttacatttttcgaTGGATGGCCGACCTGTGAAAAAGACAGTGATGTGTGCGATTAGACTCAATACAGTACAGAAATCAATGTATGAATAAATCTGCCACATTtattggtggggtggggaagggtggaaacaccgtcttcacccttcaactcccctccaattttaatgcacttcatgtccaaggggaggggtgagttggggcggggagccatcagaagggatggactgcagtgcctggcagcgctgtggtcccccccatctgtgtccctgccccaccactttgtccctccttttttttggggggggggggggggggggggggatgcgggtgtatcggtgtaggggaaattttttttccctctgctccgactcacctgctcccaattttaatgcaccacacgcacacacttgtatatacactgggtggggccacattcacggtgtaagggtagagctcgccagtcggcgagctggcggactcagtaacagggttaggtgtcactagtacgctggcgtgacgaccggggcctctccccatcggtgttctggtgctccgccttttcccctggtgcttcctcctctgcttcccccctcccgccgctgtgctactctcgcacggctggaggtggggtgggcacgttttccctctctgcgctgctgcccggtgccggtttccgggggtgggggggggttcgcggggggccgggttcgcggggggggggggcttgtttgggggggtggggtggggggttgggtgttgggggtcggggtgtgttcgggggtttgggggccgggggtggtggggcctgggtcgtggtgggtggcgggtttgggtggggtgcggggggtcgtgggggggtgggggctggggaccggtggggcgctgtgggggcccgctgggcctcgttctgcggccttgggctcgggggtgtgggccggggctggggcgggggtgttccgggcgtctgggtcgccGACCcagctcgggtggcttgggggtggccttggtgctgccgcggcctggggatttcgggggggggggggggggggggtgctcgctttgctggaccgcggttgacggctttctttctttggtggtggtccttatgcatgccagatccgtcgcaccagcatctactgaaactcaacagaagtagcctctccctcccacagccccttgaatcagtgggtgctggtgtctgtggatctcacttggctttatctatccttccctccttcctctctttagtttttcctctggtcacttgagatctcaatttattggaagtttgaggcttctggggttggcataagactctggttttgtaaccacgcaggaggggttttgttggtgctggatttcactttgatggattggatgtactggcttctatggatctcactctgccttatcgatccttccctccttcctctctttagtttttcctctggtctcttgagatctcgctaaatttgctggaatttagaggcttccggggttggcgtaagattttgattttgtaatcatggggaaggcaggaagtgtttggtcggtgctggatttcactttgatttatctttcttttctctttatttttttctgacattttctctggtctcctgaccatttaaacttcacgactctggcaagattctgaagtacctggttaaggcgaagggtaatgggatatttataaggctttaggtgaattaatgagtataaatttatacgtatttgcacgcacacgcacgcacgcaaacgcacgcacacacacacaaaaagaccaCAGGGCATGATTTTAATAATCCATATCTAAGAGTCACTGTCATTATGATAACCAATTAATCGGCcgatcaattaaaaaatataataaaagtagttttttgGTGCCTTACAACAATACAGGTGGAACATTTACAATATTATGTCCTGTAAATATTTCCCTACAGTCATAAGTCTCACACGCCAcaatcctgcatgttttagatcaggggtctccaagttccgtcctcgagagccactatccagcccgttttccatgtttctctccactaacacacctgattcatgatcgggatcgttatcaggcttctgcaaagcttgctgattacctgaacattagattcagctgtgctgaaggacggagacatggaaaacaggctggataggggctctcgaggacccaactttgAGACccgtgttttagatgtttcctttCCTTCAACAcaactgattcaaatgatcaggatcattatcatgcTCGTGTCGAGCTTGCTTGATTAGCTGATCATCTGAATCGTGTGTGTTGAAAGAAGTGAAACgcctaaaacatgcaggattgCAGCACGTGAAGaccggagtttgagacctgtggttTACACTATAACAGAGAGAAAAATCAGCAAGAATCAGCCACAAGTCCTTTTTGAGGAGGGaatgtttgaatgtcattatcGTTGCCTTATTTTGTTGTAATGAGTGTTGACATGTTAAACAACAATCAGTAGAAACAACCAATTTACTGACCATGAACACCAATATCTTCCAATTCACTCTTTAGAACTGCCACCATGGAGCGCACAGAGCGACAGCCACTGAGAAGCTTCTTGTAACTGCGTCTCTCGCCACAGAGAGAAATGTAGCGTTTGAGTCTCACAACTGCTTTTTCGTCTTCCTGTATGAAGAATCAGAGGTATGAGACGCATAGTGCATACTAGTGTCAAGTTCTAGTCTACTGATGTTTTTcgttttattgtcatttttaaacaatgtttgctgtgattatatatatatatatatatatatatatatatatatatatatatatatatatatatatatgtgtgtgtgtatatatatatatatatatatatatatatatgtatatatatatatatatgtgtgtatatatagatatatatatatgtatatatatatatatatatatgtatatatatatatatatatgtgtgtatatatatatatatatatatatgtgtgtgtatatatatacgtatatattttAGTAAAATTTTCAACCCACtgattataaataaatttgGGCAACAGTTGATTTATAGTAGATGTGTGCTacactataaataaagttgcattGAATACTAGACCAGTTTGTCATCACTAAAGAtcagaagacaaaaacaaatgcaaataaaatggcTGTACTATAACTACGTTTTTCAGTGATGAGATTTTTATCTAATTACTCAAAGATCACCTTTTTTTTAGTGACACCGTCTTTGTCTTTTTTGGTTGACTTCTTTTTTCCACCATCTTGatctttttccttctttttattAACTTTCTTTCCTTTTGACTTGGGTTCCTGCTCATCCTCCAAAGAGAGCAGAGATGATGAATCTGAATCTGCTTGGTTTGTGTTCTTTTCTGCCACGTTGTCTTCTACATTACAAAACAGATTCATATTCTAAGTAGCACTAAGTACAATGACTTGAGCAAAATATAAAGTTTACTATTTCACCTTTTTCACTTTCATCAGATGACTGAGAGCTGTTAGTCTTATTTGCGTTGCTTTCACCTTCGTCATCACTCTGCTCTCTAGTTTTTATCCTCGTTTCTCCATCTTCAGTGTCCTCTTCAAactttgcatttttcttttctggtgATTTTCTAATTTCCTGCTTTTCACCTTCTGATCCAGTTTTACTTTGCTCTTCATCTGCACTCGCCGCACTTCCTACTGTGTTAGACTCTTCATCCTCAGATTCTGTAACAAGCGCAAGAAATAATGAATCCCAATCTGCTCGGTTTATGTTCTTTTCTACCACGTTTTGTTCTACATTGCACAATAGAGATTCATCCTGTAAGTAGCATtaagaataaataatattaGTAGAAACTAAAGTTCACAATTTCACCTTTTTCACTTTCATTAGAAGACTGAGCACTGTCACTGTTATTTGCATTACTTTCATCCTCATCATTACCCTGCTCTCTAGTTTTTATCCGTTTCTCCATCTTCAGCGCTTTCTTCACACTTTCCACTTTCCTTTTCTGATTTTCTGCTTTGCGTCACCTGATCCAGTTTTACTTTGCTCTTCTTCATCACTCTCTACACTTCCTGCTGTGTTATTTTCTTAATCCTCAGATTCCGCAAAAAGTACAATAACTAATTCttgagtaaaaaacaaaacaaaaacaaaaacccaataaGAAGACAACATAGATAATTACACAAGTGAAGTAGATTAGGGTTTACAAACTTTGTGGATACAGGTACCCCACAGGGGAGATGTTCTTTTAAAGAACCTCCTCATAATCCTAATGCCATAATAACGCAAAAATATCCATGATTTGTTGCTCCCTGAAGTTGTACACTACCCGGCTGTAAACAGAAGGGAGCTCATTTACAAACGCACAGTCACTGTTGCCAACTTGATAATATGGTTGCAACTTTTCCAACTGCTCGTGTCCATTTTTCATAAAGAGTAACTCGGAAATTTTATTCCTGCTAACCATGATTGAAATCATTTTCACACTCTTTTGTGTATGACAACAAAGGAGGCCAGTGAATGCAATTACAGAGTCAATGGCGGGGAACATTGCTAAAGACATGGTGCCAAATGCCAATTGCAAAAGCAGTGATTTATCCACATGTTGGAAACTTAGATGTAGCCTGAGGACACACTAAAGGATAACTAACTCCTTGGTCTTTTCATCTTGACGGACGCTCAGTGCAGTGAAGAGAGAAAATCAATTAAATTGATGTGGCAACAGTGTAACTGCCAATACGTGCCACTAAATGGTGGTAAAACACAACACCTGTCTAAATGTAACATgcaagtttcactttttgaaactaattattgaaataaatgggACTTTTCCTCGACATTCTAATGATCTGACCAGCACCTGTAAGAGGGCAAggctaaaaaataatttctaaaataCATGACTCGGATCATTAGCAAATGCCGAGCTGCTAATATGTGGGGGTTCCCTGTAACCAGCTGGGAGAGGGGAGTGAGACACACTGTCTTCAATCACCAATAAATTCAAATTAATTACTGAATCAAATTAATCTGATGGAtaattttgataattgattagtcGTAGATTAAATTAATCATTGCACTCCTAGATTAAATGAGGTGAGGTGCTTCTATTGTCAACATTAAACTCACCAGACTTGAAGTTTACATAACATCTGGACTTCTTTTGCTTGGATGTAACTTCATTTTCACTCTCACTTTTAGTCTCATTttccctctctctttttcttctgttttggaCGTCCTCAGCCTCCGATTCACCACCACTTTTGTTCTCCTTGGAGGCAAAACAAATAATTTGGTTACCTGTTGTCATCTTTGATGGATTTGCTTTACCTATCTtgaacataacagacacttaaacaaaatatttggtTACCTGCATTTTTATCAACTCCTGCTCAACCACTTGTTTCAGGAGACTTTTGGCAGAAGCACTTAGCTCGTCACCTTCCACCGTGGCCAAATATCGCCGTTttaaaattcccaaagtaagagAGCTGAATAACACACGAATACATACGACAAACATGAATTAGCAACAACAGCTATCACCTcataatttccattttgacGGCCGTCGTATTACCGGTACTGGGGCTGCTAAAGCTACTTAGTGCAGCAAgtaatgctgccttcatgtgttaccgtaattatggtaaataaaTACCACATATCGAGTAGAAAACTGCACGTGAACGCCCCCTCATGTCGTATTTTCTACTGGCCATtctgggaatttattttcacaCCCGAGTTTCCGAGTTGAGAGAACTATTCAAGTTCAACATGACGGTGAGCATCAgatttgtgaatggcaagaaGGGCGTTATCGTCCGCTAGCAGGTTGTTTTAGAATATAATCTACACCCTTACGTAGCATAGCCTACACAAGTATTTGCcgtaattgttgttgttttaccaTCAAAGAGTACACCAGCTGCTATGTGTAGTTTTTAAGCTACAACAACAAAggcacatgaacagaactcggtcgtaaaagtttccgagtggtaacgtccatctttcccatagaCGTACCCGGTATATGTCGTAAATTGTCACGTCTACCTTTGTAATGTGTGTGgtttaaacaaaatttatatatatatatatattattattattagctttGGGTGACAGTTGAACCATTTAGAAAGACCGAGGGTCTGCAAAAGTTACCAACTATACACTACCAGCTCACAATACCTTTAAATATCTGCAAGTTTACCTTAAATCTTGTTCTGCGCGCAGCTGTCCGCGGACAAACTGGCGGATACTTTTTTCTTCGATCTCACGCATCGTTGTCCGGAGTGACAGGGCAACCATTCAAGATGACAATCATGGCGGGTGGcgggagaaacaaaaaaaagaagtgacgtCAGATAACATCCTGTATAAATATTTACAAGTAAAACATGTTGTGCTTATAAAGCTTGCGTAcgatcaaaatgaggccaaaactcTACGTACGAACATTTCTGTGCCAAAGGTGGTATTTATAGAAAACACACTGAACGTGAAACTTTACGCACCGCCACGTCAAGTCTGGACCTACCCTACGCAATCCGCACATTCTGGAGACATGGGAAAACAGCGACAGTCAGTTTGTGGTACATTTCTATTCCTCAAACGACATGTATGCTGGATGTTGGGTCACATATACAGTATTAATGTTTACTTTGCTCCAGAGTTGCTCGGATCTCACAAACGCGCAGTGGGGCGGAAAGCTGCATGCGAATGAACATTTTAAACGCTCGTTTACTCTCATCACCTATCTTGAAAAAGCCTCATGCAACAAATCatattacagtcttccctcgctataacgcggttcacttttcgcggtctcgctgtatcgcggatttttttttaagtgcaattttgcaaattttttttacagtaatatacccatttcataaaatttatgaaggtttgaacattgtcaatgtttgaacaagagagaaatgtgagaacatgtaaattcctcaatgagaaaagtgtataaattgtgcggtcggggattttagagccttaaaacatttataagagttgtaaaacataaagctaactacttcgcggttttaatttattgcgggtatttttggaacctaaccccagcggaaaacgagggaacactgtaatgacaatgtacacatacatacatgcatTACATCATCGTGCCACGCAAATATGCCCCAATAGTAACTTCACCCGCCCGCGCCACGCAATTGCCATTAAAGGCTAAATAAAACTATCTTGACACAAGACAATAaggattgggaaaaaaatagcgACAAAAGATAGTCTGGTGCAAGCATCTTTGCTATGGAGATAGGGTTTTgtcatgcaaataaataaatgagcgcGTCAATAAAGTCTGCCATAAACGTTCACAATGCGATCCACGCAGCCGTGAGCCATGGATGGAAATCCATAAGCAACACATTGAGAATATTAACAATAATAGGGCGGCCTATTGATCGCCTAATTTAGAGACAATTTAGTAAATCTGACTAAAAACAATCCAAGTGTAAGcggtaaaaaaaatagattattattattattattattcctttcCCTATTTAAAAAAGTACAAATCTGTGTCTGCTTTTATTGGCCTTCCATGACTCGACCTCTTCAATGAGGATTTCAATGTACATCttgttttaaaatcttttttttttttttaaggacttaCTGGTCACACGAAAATTCTCGTACAATATGGTGACTTTAGATTTCTTTCTTGCCTTTCATTGACTGTCCAAATTGTTTTGGCTTGATGTTCGCCAACacgtgctgcttattaatacgCAGATGAGTAGCTTTCCAATGCCAAATATGGAGTGAAATAGGCGGACTTGGGGCGGAGAACGGCGTGGAATCTGCTGCGCACACTGGTTGGGATCGTGTGGCATTTATAAAGGGAACTTGCGTGCAGATTTGCGTATGTGTATACgcatggttttataaatcttgttttttttctgcgtacGTGAGTTTTGAGTTTCGTTCCTACGTACTTTTCTGCGCAGGTTTTCacgcacagttttataaatgagCCCCCTGGAGTTATAATCATGCccaaaccccgtaaacacaaaaacataatcTACTACACAagacgtgatctacgtacacaaagaagcatatctccaattacaaaaaaaaaaaaaatctttcaagtgCAATTTTTTTACGTACGTAAAAAGAATTCCACAACTACGGATAAAAGTCACgtgacaaaggaaaaaaaagaaaaatagctaAAGGGAATTAGAGCAAATCACTATTTTCAAAGCCTTTTATTTGTCAGAGAACTTGATTGAGAGAATGTTGTTTGAATTCGTTATAGAAGGCTGAAAAGCATGGCTCCGCTCCACGGAATTTACAACAGTGAATATGATATTATAAATTTATTAGATAGTTCTAATTATTTTTCTCTATacaatcccccccacccccccaaaaaaaagacaaacaaacaatacattCTTCCAAGCAATCACGGCATCCTTTTCAATGTTAACATGAAtgaaatcacacacacacacacacatatatatatatatatatatatatatatata encodes:
- the hirip3 gene encoding HIRA-interacting protein 3 isoform X2, with translation MQENKSGGESEAEDVQNRRKRERENETKSESENEVTSKQKKSRCYVNFKSESEDEESNTVGSAASADEEQSKTGSEGEKQEIRKSPEKKNAKFEEDTEDGETRIKTREQSDDEGESNANKTNSSQSSDESEKEDNVAEKNTNQADSDSSSLLSLEDEQEPKSKGKKVNKKKEKDQDGGKKKSTKKDKDGVTKKKEDEKAVVRLKRYISLCGERRSYKKLLSGCRSVRSMVAVLKSELEDIGVHGRPSIEKCKKVRLKKEKARELAELDISNIIESQGRSKRRGAFAGQQQHDSPCSIYKHALTSGSDSEEENNMQKGRRRTSDWANLKGIISDDADSN
- the hirip3 gene encoding HIRA-interacting protein 3 isoform X1 — its product is MVALSLRTTMREIEEKSIRQFVRGQLRAEQDLSSLTLGILKRRYLATVEGDELSASAKSLLKQVVEQELIKMQENKSGGESEAEDVQNRRKRERENETKSESENEVTSKQKKSRCYVNFKSESEDEESNTVGSAASADEEQSKTGSEGEKQEIRKSPEKKNAKFEEDTEDGETRIKTREQSDDEGESNANKTNSSQSSDESEKEDNVAEKNTNQADSDSSSLLSLEDEQEPKSKGKKVNKKKEKDQDGGKKKSTKKDKDGVTKKKEDEKAVVRLKRYISLCGERRSYKKLLSGCRSVRSMVAVLKSELEDIGVHGRPSIEKCKKVRLKKEKARELAELDISNIIESQGRSKRRGAFAGQQQHDSPCSIYKHALTSGSDSEEENNMQKGRRRTSDWANLKGIISDDADSN